The DNA segment ATTTCCGACTCATGATGATCAGAATGAGAGTGTTATTAATAGGCTTCAGGATCATTCTGTTTACGAAGTGATTGATCTCTTTTTAAAAAATAGAAAGGAATTGATTCAGATGATTTCGAGTGTTAATCCAGAAGACCGGTTTACAATCGGAGGAAAAAAGCGAGCGTTTTCTGCTGAGAGCTTTTTAAAGATTTTTGTGAAACATGACGTGCACCATGACAAACAGATGAAGCAATACTTGGCTAATCAAACGCATTCAACTTAAGCAATTCCACTTATAACGTACACAACTACTATTTTCAGACTACTTTATTTCGCATTCCTAACTAAAACGGTATACTTATCACAAGCAAACTAGAGGAGGACACATCATGAAGAAATTACTTGAAGAATTAACGGGCTTACATGGTCCATGTGGAAATGAACAGCCGGTTAGTAAATGGATTAAAGAACGTGTGACATCACTTGTGGATCATGTGCGGGTTGATGCGTTAGGAAATGTGTTTGCGACAAAAAAGGGGAGTAAGCCGGGTCCACATCTAATTGTGACTGCGCATATGGATGAGGTTGGGTTCATTGCGAAAAAGATTGAGGAGAATGGATTAATTCGCTTCGAGAAGCTTGGCGGGAA comes from the Alkalihalobacillus sp. FSL W8-0930 genome and includes:
- a CDS encoding DinB family protein; translation: MNKTIKQFEELIDQCKTYKALDEKVLTTPINEGGWSIREIIGHLYGWDKYNLMYMVPNMRHGVDLPAFPTHDDQNESVINRLQDHSVYEVIDLFLKNRKELIQMISSVNPEDRFTIGGKKRAFSAESFLKIFVKHDVHHDKQMKQYLANQTHST